TGGGAACTCCCTAAACAGCACAGTGCCTCACAAGTGAAACAACATCATGTACGTTTAAAAGGTGTGCACAAGAAGCAGCTGGAGATGCATTACCATTCCCATGGCTCCGTCAGGTATCATAGCTCCAGGACCAGCTGCAGGAGGCGCAGCAGCCGGGACATTGGTACCACCCATAGCTCCTCTATTGTTCATGCCAATGGTGCCtggaaaagaaagccaaagaaTATTCATAGCAAATACAGAAGCAGCTGAGGTCTCCTCATAGCTCCAAACCCACAAAGCAGCAGGTAAGCTTCCTGCAGTGTTAGATGCAGGGACAGAGTCCGGTTTTATTGACGAGCATTGCACTATTAGGTCAAGACAAACTGGTTCTGCATTCCACTGTTATCTGAAATGACAGCAAATTCCAACAGCCACCATTTCCATCAAGTGCTGCTCCATGGTCTTCTCACTCTTATGTACATGGCCTGAAACTCCAGGTCATGTAGTCAAAATATTGAAAGACATTACTGAGATTACTGCCGGGATCAAGGGCAAGCTGCCATGCATTGTTAACACCTCATCAGTACAGATTTCATATTCATATATGGGTCTGACAGCAATTTCAATCAACTCTCCTGCTTCCTGAGCTTTCACATATACACAGTACTGCCTCACACGCAGTTTTTGCTGTATCTCCTGTAATACGATTGCTTCCTGTCACTACACTTAGAAACTGTCATAGTAATTCTCTCCAAATAGggagcaaataaaacaaagccaCTCAAAAAAAATCAGGGACTTTGTAGAGAAGGGAATAAACATGCATAGAAATGAAGAGGgccgcaaaaaaaaaaacccacctcatCGCACCACACTTACCTCCCATCCCCATCTGTCCCATTCGCATGTCTGGTGGCTCCCTCTGGAAAAAGAGAGACTCATTTCAAACCATAAAGAAGATGGAATATTTCTTAATGAAGTTACATAAATCCATTGTGTTTTGGGCTTTTTGCTACTGCCTAGAAAAGTCATTCCCATACATATATTTCAAGAGTAGATCTATTCTATCGTGGTACAACATcgagcagcaaagcaaagctgcatGTAGGGACTGTAccaaactgcagcacaaagaGATACCCAAGACCTGCCTGGTGGGatctgctgagcagcagtaaCACATTGTAAAGAATCAGTGTTGCTAGTTCCTCAGCATAACTAAGCAGCTTTTCCTGTTGGAAGGAACGCAGGCTTACATAACCAATATGCAGCACTGGGCCACTTCCACAAAATGCCAGCTAGTGAGCTTAGGgcgcacacacacaccacagaTCCACCTCACTGCAAAGCCTGGACCTACACAAACAGCAGTGGGACAGTAACTGCATTCAGTACATCCAGACAAAACTATTAAGATTAAAGGGAATCAACAAACAAGCGTAGGATGGAGTGAATATAGAGTCTCTCAACCATCTTAAGCAATCACAGAAAGACCCATGCTGGGAAGGGCAAAATTCTAACGTGTCTGGATGCAGTGGGGAAGTGAACTATTCGTACCGCATCAGCAAAGTTCCCCTTGAAGCCTTCCTGCTGGCGTCTCATCATATcttcctgctgccttctcaTTTCCTCCTCACGGCGCCTGCGTTCTTCCTCTTGCCTGGAAAAAAGAGGTAAAGATATTCAGCACAACACACACCCAGCATTCGCATCACAGAGTTGCAGTGCTCCCTAGCAAGCTCTTGTTTTGGAAACACGCAGCTTTAAAAACATGATTCTGCTGAAGCTGTAAAATATTAGGCACCTtgtgatgaaaacaaacatccGTGAGCGAGACATTCTCACCACGCTCAGTTTTAAGGAATTCATTATAAAAACAGACCCGAGCACACCCATGTATACAGCAGTTCCCAAGTACATGCTAACTGTGTGCAATATAATGCATGAAAGCCAGATGGTTCTCAAGCTCCTTGGATTACAGAAGTAAACTGGAGGACCACATGGAGCTTCTTACAATGACCCTGAGACAAGGAAGAGCTGGAACAGAGAGAAATCTCTGAGGCTGTTACCTCCTAAATGAGAAGGCAGATACCAGATGGGGTtttccaacctgcagcactAAAGCTGCTGCACAGAGTCTCATTTTTTGAATCTGCTTTGGTCAAGGAGCTAAACTGAGATagggaattaaaaacaaacaaacaatccaaCCTAATACTGCTCAGTGTCCTTCAACTTCAGAAGGAACTCTTCCATCCTAAACCAGATGTACACTGTCCCTATGAGCAGAAAAGGCCAGAAACAACTGCTACATAAAGAGTGGCTATTAAGTTGTCGGCCTGAACAATTAGTGAACTGGAGCTGTGCTTTGTTCCGTATCATACCAGATTCACAGTTTCAGAACTGCCTCCTCACCTGATTTCCAACTGTTTACGTTTTTGTACTTCCTGGTTATGCAATTCCTCCATCCTCCTCAGTTCTTCCTGGCGTCTCATTAAATCTGTAATAAAAGATGACAGTTCCACAGTTGGTTAAAGTTGAGCAGCTATACACACAGCTCAGCTTCAGCAGGCTCCATCAGTCTACTGAGCCACTCATCCTGAGATGCTGGAGAGCCTTGTTATGCTATTGTATTTATCTTGGACAGGTACCTTGCCTCATGAGCATAACTTGGTGCTCATGGCGAGCtgcttccatttccatttccagctTCTCTCGAGCTTCCTTGATGTTACGGTCTACctgttcttgctgctgcttctccattTCTATTAGAGCCTTCCAACGCATGGCATACTCATACTCGAAGCTGCCAGGCTGTGCAAATCGAGGTGGTTGCTCACGCTCCCTGTCAAGCAAAGAAGAGCTAGTGAATGCTTCAATAGAGCAAAGAAGAACTcagaaaaaataactgtttgtGTGCAAATGCAATGGCAGATCCTTTTGTCAGTGAGAAACGTGTCTCACTGCAACAAATAAGAAACCACTGCACTCTCTGTTTTTGCACAAATAGCTGTGCTTTAGATACcacttttcccccccccctcaagAAACTGCTGTTATTGGAAGAAGAAACTTAGGCAGAAAACAAGTATCCTGTCATCTCCCATGCCAAGTAATGACACTGTGATCCTAAGACACCAAGATACTGGGTGAAAGAATTTAGACGTTCTCTTGAAACaggctttgcttctgctgcacATCTTATGAACGGGTTTACTCCAGAAACACACAAAGCCCAAACATGCGTGTTTCCCTTGCAAATTTCTGCACCCCTGCACCTAGAGCACACATCTATTCCTCATGCATCCTCAGGGCTCCTGCAGCTCTCATTCTCCTTACTTGAAAAATGTATGACCTCACATGGTTTACTAATTCTCACTGCTGCGACCACACAATACCTGCTCATACCAGGAAGCCTCCAAAGACAATGGCCTTCCTCCTGGACAGCTCTATAATCTGTTAATGCTGTTCACACTCATACTCCTATTTTCACTGTGACTTTAagtctccttttttccccctacagaCCGTCCATAACAGTTACAGTAAATAATTTAAGTctgtttcagcttctcatccaaCCAAGGGGAACACACCCCAAATGGACATCATGTTTTATTCCAAGAATAGAAGCAGACAAACACTTATGAAAAAGTATGTGGAGGCTGCCAGTCTTATCCAGCAGAGTGGATCCAGAAACACCGCTCCCTTTCAGCTAACCAGGGCAAGGGAACAGTGCATGCAATCCTCTTTCCAGCACCAGGTCACACtgacagaaaaaggaagcactgaCGAGCACCCTCCTACGGCTCAAGCAGGACAATGCCCTGGAGCCCACAGAGAGTGTCACCTTGTCTCTTATGGAAAGCACATACTTGTGGTATTGCTGGTTTTTGATGACAAGTTTTTCTGGTAGTCCCTCTTCATCATCATATTGATCCATGGGCTCCACAGTCACAGGCCGAGGGAATCTATAAAGAAGAGATGCTTTGAGGACAACTCCAGAATAAGCCTGCATTACAGAAAACCCTGTATACTACGTCAGAACCtataaaatattgcttttagTGCTGCTCAATGAAATTCAGAGCAGTCATGGATCTGAACTAAAGTGAAACAAGaattttctccccttccctccctttaTGCTCAGAGCTGTTAACGGTGAGGAGTAACACCGCTCCTTGCTGGAGATCACTGGCTGTATCACTCATGCTCTCTTGGAGAGATCACCATGGGCTGTTTGTTGCTGCcaaacagcagagctctgccagctcctgttGGGCCTTGCCTTAATCTCCCTAGAAATCCACTGGCATGCTTTCACAACAGACACAGCACTTGAGAGCTTCTGCCCTCCTCATCTCtgtgtgaagaagaaaattaattaataacAACAATTATCTCACAATCAGcttcccactgcagcaccgACACCGCTCACATCCTCAGCTTCTCTTGGGCTGCTTAGCCCATTTGCCAGAGctttggaaatggaagaaacagTCATGCAATGCTGAGGAGCAAGCAGTGCTCAGACTTCATCAGAAAGACAGGACATGAGAGGCTAAAGGtccacagcacagctcttcagTTTAAGGTGATACATGCCAGTGTCAACGGCCTTATTTTCCAATGTGAACTCATCTATTCCAGCCAGCTCATGTAGCTGCTGCTTAGTCCTAGTTCATGACAGCAGAATAACTCCAATCAAAATCAAACCGTATGTAGAAGTAAGCAACATATTGGTTCCCCATCCCCACATAATAACAACCagcaagaaaaagagcaaaCGTTGCCCCCCAGGTGCTCTCTGTTATATACTGGTAGTGCTCAATTTGTTTTCATGGTCCTTTCAGACTACAGGCTTCTGAAGCAGCAAGAAGGCAGAGAGTAAATAATGCAAATGAACCAAGAGAGCCCAAGAGTACCCTGGCAGCAACCCTGCTGCTGGGAACTACACACTCTAATGGTTGTTCCCAAAGAGTCTCAGGCAGGAAACAGcaatgtggaaagaaaaaacagaaaccaacacCCCCAAAACTGCTTTTTGAAACTGCAGTGAATGCTGCTGTGCCATACACAGCCACCCCGAGAACAGGGAGAGCACAAAGCTTACAAAATTACTTCTGAAATTATCAATCTGCTCAATTTCAGGCAGTGGTTCATTATCACATTCTAGGGGCACGCATAGAAGAAACAGTTTTTACTCTCAATATATCAAAAACAGCCACCCCCCCCTTGTTAAAGCAATAAGGAGTGCTCACAGAAGATATCTAGTCAGTCATTCACTTGTGCACATTCACATAATTACTCATGATGTCCTTTGTCATCTTATGATATTTAAGCACTAGGAAAATGATGTTATTACAGTTAAAACCCCAAACAACCCAATCCATCTGATCAGCACCTCAGACAGATCCCGTGCAGCACACCAGCATTCCATCTCAGCAGCACTCACTGCGTAGGGTCCCACCCCCAGACTCAGCATGCACAATTAACACCTTGAGCTTTGTTTCCAGCCAGTGGTCTCTGAAGCACCTCCTGTTTGTTACAAGGTGCTCCAATTGCTCTAAGGCACCTTTACCTACAAAGAGTTTATTGGGCAGCTTTGTACACTgcccctgccagcagctccccaaAAGGAAGCTCTGAGACTTGAGTTCCAACATATGTTCAAATCTTGCTGGAAAAGAAGCTAAGTAAAATTCTGTCTGTGCAAATTATCTCCTGCCCCATAGCTCATCTGCCCCCACTCCACTGCTAAAAAATACTGCTCACAAGCCAACACCACTCATCAGCCTGCACACATCCATACAGCACCCCTTGCCTTCCACACTTACGTTGTCAGCAGGAAAGAGCCATCACTACATCTGTCCAGGGCTTTCCTAGCCGCAGGCTTCCCTGAGAACTCCACAATGCCTTTTCCAGAGGATCGCCCTCTGTCATCCACAATCACCACAGCCCTTTCCACCTGGCCAAACACTGAGAAAGCTTCCTCCAGGAGCTCATTGGACACGAACTGAGGCAGGTTCCTGACCGTCAGCGATGCGCTGTGGCACGCAAAACGCACTCTGAGCTGCTTCCCACGGAGAGGCATGTTGTCTAGTTCCACTTTTGCAATCTCTGCCAGAGTGCGAGTTTCCTGAAGATAAAAAGTCACCATTGAAACTCTCAGAGTAGTGTGGAATCAGCTATGCACACAACTGGCACAGACATCTCCCCTGAACAAGTATTTTATTGAGAAGACAGCATTTCAAGACATGCCCTAATAGCCATTCTCTGCTATCGATGGCTCTGAAGACACACGTAGagtttggaggggaaaaagaaacattaggTGAAAGCCTTATCCAGTAACCAGTAGTAACAAAGCAAACACGTGATCATTATCTATCAGATATAACATAACCAGAGCAACAGAGTCTTCTAATAAATGCActtaataatttgttttaaacagtaATAACTAATGTTTCACATATTAttcaagaaaatgtttgctgtaTGAGCATCCAGGAAAGACATCCCACTTCAGTTTCACACCCTGATTCATTTACATCGCTGCCAAGAAGTTTGGGCTACAGTAAAATGCCCCCAGACTCTGGAACTCCCCACTCTATGCACTCCTAGTGGGGCTTTCAGACAGACAGCACCTGAGCCCACAGCTCTGAGAACCATTCTGTtgtgcctgcagctgactcCCCTCCCTCCCAGACATATTTCAATGCGATTATCTGGTGACTCTCTCCCACCTCTAAAGCATTTGTCACCCCAGTAATGTTGTCTGATGGTCTCTTCCAGGAGACAGAAGTCTACCTAGTCTGTAACAGCGTCGTGTTCAAGGTTTCCTTCTATCAGCTGATTCCAGAATAACTCTGCTAGGTATCTCACACATCCTGCCACAGGCTGCCTGAATTCACATTCCTTCTTAAGCCATGCTCTAGACAAATCACTTGTAGAAGCTAATCCAGGTCACTAAAAATTAACAGCAGGCCCAATTAACAAGatacctgcagagctgcagttaaGAACACTCTTCCATTCTAGTGCTCACTGCCACCAAAACACCCCTAGGGCAGCAGGTCACTCACCAGCCTGATAAAGCCAAAGCCTTTGTCCTTGTGTATGAAGACTTCGCCTGCCTTGCCATACTTCTCAAATAACTTTCTCATCTCTTCCTCTGTAATATCTGGGGGCAGATTCCCCACAAAGAGGCGGCTTCTTTGGGTGAAGGTTTTTTCACCAGGTTTCCGGAAGTTCTTCAGGTCGATGGTCAGGCCTTCATCTGAGGGGAATAAGGTACACAGCTGCTCTACAGTTGGGGGGGATAAACTCTATTAGGTTTCATCACAGTGAACACAGAGACAAATACAGGCAATACCACCCCCTCACTTCGGTCTCAAACCCCCCCAGCCACCTCTTCAGCAATAGGAGGATTTTATTTCACATTGGGCACACAggtttttcttaaagaaaacatgCCTGAACCTCATTAACAGCAGTGAAATGCAGTCAAAAATCCAGAAGCAAAACAGCTTGGATAACTTTGGAGTTAATTTTGCCCGGACAGGTGACATTTTAGATAGCTGGTACTTGTACAGGGTGGAATTTGGGGTCCAAGCTGAAGAGAAGGCTGGAGTGgtgaaaataacaaatatatatatatatgtatgtatatgtgtttgtatatatatatatgtgtatgtatatataaacagCCCCTTAGATGAGACCTCAGAAAAATTACCAAGTTCATTACACAAAATCTGTATTTACTAAGTAATGCTACATTTAACATTAATAAACAGGAGTGTTCCTATGaacatcctccatccccacatCCACATAAACTTCTTTAGCACTCAGTTCAGCAAGAATCCAGCATGACCCTGGGAGCTACAGATCCCATGTGAAGATGTACAGTCTGATTACCTTACCCTACCCCCTTTCTTAAAGGCATACAGGAGCTCTCTACAAGCTGTAGGAAGATATTTCActctttttggttttctttctcccttctatTTATTTGACAGGAGCACTTTGCACATCAAGCCCTCCCCAAGTTGCTTTGCTAAGGATACGCCACATGAAATAAAGCCGAGTGGTTTGATTCAGACTACAGAGTGTGATACTgaccagaacaggctgctcatgcaAACAGTGACTAAGGACCATGTTTTTATGAGTACGAACACTCCTCTACAGCTAATCCTAAAGAAAGCAAGCCTGACAGTGTAACCATAGAGGACAGTAAGTTATTCATGCAAAAGTCACATCAGGTGAAGTGCTTTGCTCTGTGaacttctccaggctgatgcCTAGGACAGATGCAGGCTGCCCCTCTGAGTTGGACTCCAAGGAACACACTGATGCAGTCTTTGTGTTGTAGTGTTTCCAGATTAACTGGAAGCACAACAGTCGGCCACCCTGTTCTATCATCTCCCACAGACCTGCTTAACAGGATCTCTGCATAAAAAAACCCATGCATTTCATATTACCCTGACTGTCTGCATGCGTGGGAGCGAGCGGGGTTCAATTCAACCTGCAACCAGGACAGAAAAACAGGGGAACACAACTGAAGGGGCACTGAGCTCAGGAAACGCttctgagaaagcaaagctcACTTGTAGCCCACAGGGTCGGGTTGGACAGGGCTCCATTAGCACACAGTGCTTCAGCTCAGAACCACTCTTTGAACACCAActgacagagcagcagctcacgCTGATTAAGAACAAACTCGGAAACACCCTCAAGtagagaaaggcagcactgatAGCAGCTGTTTATGCACAGCGAGGTACTCCTATGTGCTCCTGAGCATCTTGGGGGCTTTCCACGGTAAAAGTGAGTGTTAGGTGGCTGTAGCTAACAGTGCTGAGAGGGACACGGCTTAGTGGGCACGAGTGATGGCTGGACAACCTACACCTTGCTCTGTTTCCCTCACACTCGACAAAGAGCGCGTTGATCAAACCCTCCTGTGGCAGAGGGGAAACGAACGGAACGCGCTGAGAGCCGCCCCGTCCCACCCGCGGTGACGGAAACGCCGCCGCCAACTCGGAACCTTCCGAACTCGGCGCGGTTTCCCTCGACAACTCCCGCACAAAAAGGATCTCGGCCCGCCGCCCCGCAGACACAAACACGGCAGCGGCGGCGCCGAGTCCCGGCGGCACGAAGGGAACGCGCGGCGCGGCCGGGACTCACTCTGGCTGTTGGCCTGCTGCCCGTTGGCGGGGATGGCGGGCGGCGGGTGCTGCTGGTgttggtgctggtgctgcttccGCGGCGCGTGGTTCTGTTTCTCCATGTTGAAGCCCTTGTTGCCCTGCATCTTCCCCACCTGCGGGGGGACACGCTCCGGTCGGCCGCGGCTCCGGGGCTCCACGCCCGCGGCCCCCGATTCCTCCGGCCGCGCCTCAGCCAGCCTCGGCGGCCTCGtgcggctgcggggcggggcgggccgcgCTAGGCCGCGCAAGGCCTCGGCGGGCTCTCGGCGGCAGAGACCGAGCGGGCGCGCCCTCCTCGCGGCGGAACGGCGCCGAGCGACGGACCCCGCGCCGGCCGCGGCCTCACCTGGCGTGGGACGGCGGCGTCGAGGCGAATCGCGGCCCCTTTCGCCCCGCGGCGGCCCTGAGAGAGGCGCGCGCGCGGCCGGAACTCGCGCAACCTAACCTCACGGCCCCCCCGACCCGCGCTCCCATTGGCCTCCCCGCCGAGAACGCCGCGCTCCCGTTGGCCGCGCGCGCCGCCACTCACCGGCCTATCGTGGCGGGGCGGGCCGAGGCGGGCCGGCGGCTCTTTGCGAGGAGCCGATTGGCTGCGTTTCGGCGGCGGCCCGCTGCGCGCGCTGCCAATCACCGCGGCGGGCATCAGGCTGGGTTGAGAGGCGAGCCGAGAGACAAAGGAGACGAGCGAGCGGCCGGCGGGCGCCGCGCAGGCGTTGTGAGCAGAACGGCCGCGCAGGCGCAGTAAGGACCGAGCGCTTTAAAGGGACCGCGGCTCCTACCGGCGCGTGCGGCGTCGTGCGCGCGCGTtgcccccccccgcccccgcACACTCTCCTCGCAACCGCGTGCGCGCGCCCGGGCGGGTGGCGGTAACGCCGCGAGGGGCGCGGGGCGGCACGGCTGTAGCCGCAGCCCGGGCGGAACTTGGGGGTCTCCTCGCGGAACCGCGGGGCCTCGGGGGACCGTCGACGGCCACGGAGCTCCGCAGGGCGGCCGCAGGTGCTCGCGTTCGTTCCGCTGCCCTTCAATAAAGCCCTGTGCTTCCCTCGGCGACACGCAGCGCTCGGGCGGTTCGCGGCCCTCACGGGGGGTTTATCTTCGCCGCTGCCCGGCTCGGCCCCGCTCCCGGGAGACAAAAAGCGAGCGGGCAGCCCCGGGCACGGCAGGTGGCTGCGGGAGCGTCCCGAGGCGGGGCGGGGAGAGCGGCCCGAGGGGTGtcccgggcggggcggggggtgGTCGTcgttgggggggggagggggagtcCGTGGTGGGGGCGTCGCGGTGGGGGCGGGGCGCGGGTGGCGGGCGCGGGCCGGGGGCTGCCCCTCCTGGGGGCGGTGCCGTGTCCCGGGCCCCCGCGGAAGCCCCGCCCGGCCGCGCTGTCACTCACCGCCCCGGGGAGACGCTCCAGCTCCGGGGGAGGCGGCGGTGGCGACGGCGCCCGGACCGGGCCGGGGGGCTCCTCCCGAGCGGAGGTAGAGACGGGAGCGGAGTGGCCGGGGGGTCCCTCAGGGCGGTGGCGGACCCAGGGCCGCGCGGCGAGAGGGTTAACGAGacggggggggggagcgggacGGCGATACGTTCTGCGCCGTGCGGGCAGCTCTGCGGGGATCCGGGCGCCCCGTTCCGGCCCGCGCCGCGTCCCCTGCCCCGCGCCGTGCCCCCGCCGGGGTGCGGCCGCTGCCCGCGTTCGGCTCCGCGCTGTCGCTTGGCGCGGTCCCGCTCCTCCGCCAACTTCCGCTCCGGGTTTTCCGTCCGCCCGGCGGAGTGCGGGGCTGCCGCGCCGCTCCCTGCCTCGAGTTCCGGTCCGCGTTTTCGAGGCCGCCGCTCACCGGCCAGTCTCGcgagccccggccccgccgcagcCAATGGGGATTCGTCCCTCGCTCGGCGCAGCCAATGGGGAGCTgtttcccccccaccccgggCTGCAGCGCGCCGAGGGCTCCGAGCGGCGCCTCCATTTAAAGGGGCCGCGACCCGAATCCGGGCTCTGGGCAAagcgggcggcgcggcgctgTGCAGCCCCAGGTAGGAGCGGCGCCGCCGCCCGCGGGCACCTCCACGCGGGCAGCGCGGGACCGAGGGCTTAAAGGCACGGGGGGGGGGCGGCGATCGCACCGAGGCGCCCCGTCGCGAGGGGCCGTTGCTCGCCCgtgggggcggggcgggcgcgtGCCGAGCGGGGTCCGGGCGGGGGGCGGGGTCCCCCCGCAGAATGGGGGGCGGGGCGCGCGCCCCGCGGGAGGAGGCGGGGTCGCCGCCGGGCGAGGGGGCGGGGGCGGCTCTAAGCGCCCCTGCAGGTGGTGACCGCTGGGGGGCGCCCTGGGGCGGGGGCAGATCTGGAGCGACGGCGCCCCCTCGCGGCCACCACGGGGAGGTGGGCCGCGCCGAGGCCCGGTGTGCCCGCACGAGGCCCGCGTTCTGCTAATGGAGgtgcggcccggcccggccggtGCGCGTGGTTCCTCGGCACGGCGTCTGTCTGTCCACGAGGAGGGTGCAGGAGGCCCCTGAGCGCCGTGCTCGGTACCCGCTTGGTAGTGCTGGTGCTGCGGCCCTGCCCCTGGCTGGCTCGCAGGGCTGAGGAGGGCACTGAcactgctgggagctgcgtGTGGCTGCATGGGGACGGGGCTCTGCTGTCAGATCGCGTGATGGGGTCAGCGTGGAGTGCCGGTGGGGATGGGAGGCTCAGCCTCATCCTCGGAAATGGTGTCTAGGCTCTGCTGTTGGGATGGGCTGCTCCGTTCGtgctcttcccttcttcccccaGCGTTTCAGCCCTAGTCTCGCTCAAGGCTGTGATGTATTTATCTCTAACAGCCACTGCATTCCCCAAGACTTCAGATCTGCCTTCTCTCTGGCTGCCCTCTGATCCCAGGATCAAACCTGAGATAAGAACACAGCTCTGCCCCCGTCCCCGGGGCTGCCACctctcagccagcagctggtgGCTCTGCTCAATGCACTCACATCCTCTGCCTGCACTTGTCCTTCTCTTGGGGGATGCAGCTTGGCACACCCATTGACACACCATGTTAGCGAGGCACGCTTGTCTCCTAGCAGCCCTGACACAGAGAGAGGCCGAGCACACAGCCTGCCTTGGGGTGAAGAGCCCCATGTGGCTCCTGAGGATATTTGGTGGCCAGTGGATTGAGGATGCATGGCCCCGGTGGACGTGTGTGTTGCCAGAAGCCTGTTGTGTAGAAAATGGTGAAAGCAAAATGAGTGAAGAATGTGGTTGGCTGTAGCTATGACGATCGGTCTTATTATCTGAACGGAGATTGTGTTAGGATATCATTGTCTTAATCTTGGCAGCGTGTTCAAAGTGCAAACTTCTTCccctgctggcagagcaggtTAGGAAAGGGCAGTGCTTGAGACCGTCCTTCCCAGCCCTCTTTGGACTCAGCCATTGGtctgtgcagtgcagcatcactgcagtcGGTGTTACAGCTGCACGGGGGGTGAAGCAGCCCCAGGCTGACACTGCTTCTAGGGGACTCATGATGGGGACCTTGCAAAGGAGCCTGGGCCTGCAGGGAGGGCTGACTGCACCTCAGCTCCGGGGCTGAGCTGTTCCTGCCCTCATGTTCATTAGGGCTCCCAATCACTTGCTGTGCACGGGACTCCCCTCTCCAGGCGGCTGTGGCTTCTGCAGGGAAGGTCCAAGACTGTTGGGTGCTGTGATGCCCTCCAGCAGCATTTAGCAACAGGGAGATGGGCCTTTTTCTTGGATCCATGTCCATTTCTATCCTTTAATCATTGCCTTAACAATAAGACAGCTTCCTCGGGTGCTGCTCAGGTATGCCGTGCACctccttgctttttctgttgggCACCAGGTGGTGCTTACCCAGGTTTTGAACCCCCTTGTGTCTTACAGGGATTTGGCAGATGCTGTCACGAGGCAGGAGGTGAGTCCTGGAAACAGCGCTGCTTGTTCATTCTGCGGACACACAGCAGTACAAGTAGCAGGAGTTGTGCTCTCTGACCTGATCTCTGAGTGGAGTTGGTTCTTGAAGCTGGATTGCTCTCCAGACGCCGGGTGTTAACTGCTAAGGCCTCTGTCTTAACACGGCTAAACAAAGGAAGTTGTGTTGGAGTGCACGGAGACTCGTTGCTCGTTTCTCTGTTGCAGGGCCTTGACACTCACAGCCTGGGGGATGCTGGGCTCAGGAAAAGATGTGAGAACATCCGAGCAGCTTCAAACTGCTGCCACGATGGCATCCCTGATGGAtaagtgcttgtttttgttgtcttaGGGTTTAGTGCTGTTACAGGAGTGTTGGCTTAGTAGCAAGTGCTGATGATATCAGTGGAACACAGACAGGTACCTTTGAAGTGCTGTAAGAAGTCCTCTGGTCAATGTAATTCCAGACCATTCTGCTCTTGCTCGAAGCTAAGATGACCTTTGTGTAGAACATGAGGTCAAAATCTAATCTGGCTGGTCCTGCCTTTGAGGAATCGGCAGGGAACCTTTGGTGCTTTACAGCATCCCCTGCTCTGTGTTGGAAGGTTTGGGCCCTCTTGCTGCTGTGGATGACTGCtgtcatagaaccatggaatagcctgggtt
This DNA window, taken from Excalfactoria chinensis isolate bCotChi1 chromosome 4, bCotChi1.hap2, whole genome shotgun sequence, encodes the following:
- the NONO gene encoding non-POU domain-containing octamer-binding protein isoform X3, whose amino-acid sequence is MQGNKGFNMEKQNHAPRKQHQHQHQQHPPPAIPANGQQANSQKQLCTLFPSDEGLTIDLKNFRKPGEKTFTQRSRLFVGNLPPDITEEEMRKLFEKYGKAGEVFIHKDKGFGFIRLETRTLAEIAKVELDNMPLRGKQLRVRFACHSASLTVRNLPQFVSNELLEEAFSVFGQVERAVVIVDDRGRSSGKGIVEFSGKPAARKALDRCSDGSFLLTTFPRPVTVEPMDQYDDEEGLPEKLVIKNQQYHKEREQPPRFAQPGSFEYEYAMRWKALIEMEKQQQEQVDRNIKEAREKLEMEMEAARHEHQVMLMRQDLMRRQEELRRMEELHNQEVQKRKQLEIRQEEERRRREEEMRRQQEDMMRRQQEGFKGNFADAREPPDMRMGQMGMGGTIGMNNRGAMGGTNVPAAAPPAAGPGAMIPDGAMGMTPPPPADRFGQGGSMEGLGAMGGNPPAFNRGNPGGEFGPNKRRRY